From one Montipora capricornis isolate CH-2021 chromosome 10, ASM3666992v2, whole genome shotgun sequence genomic stretch:
- the LOC138021810 gene encoding uncharacterized protein isoform X1, translating to MQKRLVSYVSIATILILSRMIHSHIDPSFDRREGGKTFLEHANYVLNVAPSTLVTTTDSLACALECLHRSSTCLSFNFAIYPESGNCKLLSMDKYTVPEKFEPSSSYYHFSILSVCEFKPCRNGAKCHPLYESNGFLCTALNWIRLNKDEVCFGARDDSYGNFTIPSDGSLFGLKLVYRSGYITYSKRKKPFGSQWGCKGSGLCTLVTNAANKVIFPQDYENDSYFLINTHLNSSELLFYSLPSPLKVRAKDEFRIWYNEDLRNAWEDDNSGRTCVEVFGLFQDIKERQGLIFPAQGVL from the exons ATGCAAAAGAGGCTTGTCTCTTACGTTTCTATCGCTACAATTTTAATTCTTTCCAGAATGATTCATTCACATATCGACCCATCGTTTGACAGACGAGAAGGTGGGAAAACGTTTTTAGAACATGCGAACTATGTTCTGAATGTGGCACCGAGTACATTGGTAACAACAACTGATTCCTTGGCGTGCGCCTTAGAATGTCTTCATCGAAGCAGCACCTGTCTCTCATTTAATTTTGCCATTTATCCAGAAAGCGGTAACTGCAAATTACTATCCATGGACAAGTACACCGTTCCAGAGAAATTCGAGCCAAGTTCGTCCTATTATCACTTCAGTATCTTG aGTGTGTGTGAATTTAAGCCTTGCAGAAATGGCGCTAAATGTCATCCTTTGTATGAATCAAATGGATTTTTGTGTACAG CTCTGAATTGGATTCGACTTAACAAAGATGAGGTTTGTTTCGGTGCCAGAGATGACTCATATGGAAATTTCACTATTCCGTCCGATGGATCTCTTTTTGGGTTAAAGCTGGTGTATCGATCAGGTTATATCACCTACAGTAAAAGAAAGAAACCGTTTGGAAGCCAATGGGGTTGCAAGGGAAGCGGGCTATGTACACTTGTCACTAACGCGGCTAACAAAGTGATATTTCCACAAGATTACGAAAACGACTCTTATTTCCTTATCAACACCCACTTAAACTCCTCCGAGCTGCTGTTCTACTCCTTGCCTTCTCCCCTGAAAGTACGGGCTAAGGATGAATTTAGAATTTGGTACAACGAAGATCTTCGAAATGCTTGGGAAGACGACAACTCTGGCCGGACTTGCGTTGAAGTCTTTGGCTTGTTTCAGGACATAAAAGAGAGACAAGGTCTGATTTTTCCCGCTCAGGGAGTGCTGTAA
- the LOC138021810 gene encoding uncharacterized protein isoform X5: protein MIHSHIDPSFDRREGGKTFLEHANYVLNVAPSTLVTTTDSLACALECLHRSSTCLSFNFAIYPESGNCKLLSMDKYTVPEKFEPSSSYYHFSILSVCEFKPCRNGAKCHPLYESNGFLCTALNWIRLNKDEVCFGARDDSYGNFTIPSDGSLFGLKLVYRSGYITYSKRKKPFGSQWGCKGSGLCTLVTNAANKVIFPQDYENDSYFLINTHLNSSELLFYSLPSPLKVRAKDEFRIWYNEDLRNAWEDDNSGRTCVEVFGLFQDIKERQGLIFPAQGVL from the exons ATGATTCATTCACATATCGACCCATCGTTTGACAGACGAGAAGGTGGGAAAACGTTTTTAGAACATGCGAACTATGTTCTGAATGTGGCACCGAGTACATTGGTAACAACAACTGATTCCTTGGCGTGCGCCTTAGAATGTCTTCATCGAAGCAGCACCTGTCTCTCATTTAATTTTGCCATTTATCCAGAAAGCGGTAACTGCAAATTACTATCCATGGACAAGTACACCGTTCCAGAGAAATTCGAGCCAAGTTCGTCCTATTATCACTTCAGTATCTTG aGTGTGTGTGAATTTAAGCCTTGCAGAAATGGCGCTAAATGTCATCCTTTGTATGAATCAAATGGATTTTTGTGTACAG CTCTGAATTGGATTCGACTTAACAAAGATGAGGTTTGTTTCGGTGCCAGAGATGACTCATATGGAAATTTCACTATTCCGTCCGATGGATCTCTTTTTGGGTTAAAGCTGGTGTATCGATCAGGTTATATCACCTACAGTAAAAGAAAGAAACCGTTTGGAAGCCAATGGGGTTGCAAGGGAAGCGGGCTATGTACACTTGTCACTAACGCGGCTAACAAAGTGATATTTCCACAAGATTACGAAAACGACTCTTATTTCCTTATCAACACCCACTTAAACTCCTCCGAGCTGCTGTTCTACTCCTTGCCTTCTCCCCTGAAAGTACGGGCTAAGGATGAATTTAGAATTTGGTACAACGAAGATCTTCGAAATGCTTGGGAAGACGACAACTCTGGCCGGACTTGCGTTGAAGTCTTTGGCTTGTTTCAGGACATAAAAGAGAGACAAGGTCTGATTTTTCCCGCTCAGGGAGTGCTGTAA